One window of the Macaca thibetana thibetana isolate TM-01 chromosome 1, ASM2454274v1, whole genome shotgun sequence genome contains the following:
- the NTMT2 gene encoding N-terminal Xaa-Pro-Lys N-methyltransferase 2, whose translation MAHLGAHFAFRSRWQKTDDELCRHSMSFILHKAIRNDFFQSYLYLLEKIPLVKLYALTSQVINGEMQFYARAKLFYQEVPATEEGMMGNFIELSGPDIQASRKFLRKFIGGPGRAGTDCALDCGSGIGRVSKHVLLPVFNSVELVDMMESFLLEAQNYLQVKGDKVESYHCYSLQEFTPPFRRYDVIWIQWVSGHLTDKDLLAFLSRCRDGLKENGVIILKDNVAREGCILDLSDSSVTRDMDIFRSLIRKSGLVVLGQEKQEGFPEQCIPVWMFALHSDRHS comes from the exons ATGGCCCACCTGGGTGCCCATTTTGCCTTTAGATCCCGCTGGCAGAAGACCGACGATGAACTCTGTCGACATAGCATGTCTTTTATCCTTCACAAAGCCATTCGCAATGACTTCTTTCAGAGCTATCTCTACCTGCTGGAAAAAATTCCCCTGG TGAAATTGTACGCTTTAACGAGCCAAGTCATCAATGGCGAGATGCAGTTCTATGCCAGAGCAAAACTCTTCTACCAGGAAGTACCAGCCACAGAAGAGGGTATGATGGGAAATTTCATTGAACTGTCCGGTCCAGACATCCAGGCCTCTCGGAAATTTCTTAGGAAATTTATTGGG GGGCCTGGGAGAGCTGGAACAGACTGCGCCTTGGACTGCGGCTCCGGGATAGGAAGGGTCAGCAAACACGTCTTATTGCCTGTTTTCAACAGTGTGGAGCTGGTGGATATGATGGAATCCTTTCTCCTTGAAGCCCAGAACTACCTGCAGGTCAAAGGTGACAAAGTAGAAAGCTACCACTGCTACAGCCTGCAGGAATTCACACCCCCGTTCAGGAGATATGATGTCATCTGGATTCAGTGGGTCTCTG GGCACCTGACTGATAAGGACCTTCTTGCATTTCTTTCCCGGTGCCGAGATGGCCTGAAAGAAAATGGCGTCATCATATTGAAGGACAATGTGGCCCGGGAGGGCTGTATCCTCGATCTCTCTGACAGCAGTGTGACTCGGGACATGGACATCTTCCGGAGCCTCATAAGGAAGAGTGGGCTGGTGGTGCTGGGCCAGGAGAAGCAGGAGGGCTTCCCAGAGCAGTGCATCCCCGTATGGATGTTCGCACTGCACAGCGACAGACACTCCTGA